The Halobacterium sp. CBA1132 genome has a segment encoding these proteins:
- a CDS encoding helix-turn-helix domain-containing protein, translating into MREFEFTVTYEPGSDVLMDCFVEHDSLTAWTSVCFTTRERMWRIDHATGTEEALAAFDDVFLDESRCNECLDLPDCDTYREYHVLDESANSRTVYTFREEVHGCHSVPHHVHEHVGDGVVFEARREGNEYRWRVLYPDEQPVGTLYDAIEEQLREGLSLSLSRLSGAGNWNAESRVAAKLTPEQRAVLEAAVEAGYYSRPREVTVSDLSDELGVPRSTVQYRLRSAEDLVVSQFVDDALS; encoded by the coding sequence GTGCGCGAGTTCGAGTTCACCGTGACGTACGAACCGGGGAGCGACGTCCTCATGGACTGCTTCGTCGAACACGACAGTCTCACGGCGTGGACCTCGGTCTGTTTCACCACCCGCGAGCGGATGTGGCGCATCGACCACGCCACCGGCACGGAGGAGGCGTTGGCGGCGTTCGACGACGTGTTCCTCGACGAGTCGCGGTGCAACGAGTGTCTGGACCTCCCGGACTGTGACACCTACCGCGAGTACCACGTCCTCGACGAGTCCGCGAACTCGCGGACCGTCTACACGTTCCGCGAGGAGGTTCACGGCTGCCACTCCGTCCCCCACCACGTCCACGAGCACGTCGGCGACGGCGTCGTCTTCGAGGCGCGGCGCGAGGGCAACGAGTACCGCTGGCGCGTGCTCTACCCGGACGAACAGCCCGTGGGCACGCTGTACGACGCCATCGAGGAACAGCTCCGCGAGGGGCTGTCGTTGTCGCTGTCCCGCCTCTCCGGCGCGGGGAACTGGAACGCCGAGTCACGGGTCGCCGCGAAGTTGACGCCCGAGCAGCGCGCCGTCCTCGAAGCCGCCGTCGAGGCGGGCTACTACTCGCGGCCCCGTGAGGTGACGGTCAGCGACCTCAGCGACGAACTCGGCGTCCCGCGCTCGACGGTCCAGTACCGGCTACGCAGCGCCGAGGACCTCGTCGTCTCCCAGTTCGTCGACGACGCGCTGTCGTGA
- the proS gene encoding proline--tRNA ligase, with the protein MSDEQELGITESKEHSPGDWYAEVVQKAELADYAPMGGFIVTRPRGYALWEAIQDNLDGWFKQTGVDNAYFPMFIPESYLEREKDIVEGFDPEVAWVTQGGHEELEERLAVRPTSESIVAPYMAQWVRSHRDLPLRLNQWNSVVRWEATETKPFFRTKEFLWQEGHTAHESDEEAWAETTLRLDQYQRLYEDVLGMPVLRGRKPDHDKFPGADTTTTVEALMPDGKSVQGGTSHHLGQSFAEAFDITFSDVDEAERTAYTTSWGLSWRAIGALVMSHSDDQGLVLPPTVAPKQVVIVPIWQEDTKDEVLQYSSEIAAELEAQGVRVHLDDRDERNPGFKFNEWELKGVPVRFEIGPNEVEDEEVTVVHRPDGEDAVEDRADITAAVHDHLDDVYEKLHDAAAERLDENVREAESREEILGTIGQHGGYVKAPWCGDEGCEDEIKDQIHAEIVLVPLAEDSAARAASEFEDEHLPTPDHEGEDCAVCGEPAEETAFFAKSY; encoded by the coding sequence ATGAGCGACGAACAGGAACTCGGCATCACCGAGTCCAAGGAGCACAGTCCCGGCGACTGGTACGCGGAAGTCGTCCAGAAGGCGGAGCTGGCCGACTACGCGCCGATGGGCGGGTTCATCGTCACCCGGCCGCGCGGCTACGCCCTCTGGGAGGCGATTCAGGACAACCTCGACGGCTGGTTCAAGCAGACCGGCGTCGACAACGCCTACTTCCCGATGTTCATCCCCGAGTCGTACCTCGAACGGGAGAAGGACATCGTCGAAGGGTTCGACCCCGAGGTGGCGTGGGTGACGCAGGGCGGTCACGAGGAACTCGAAGAGCGCCTCGCGGTCCGGCCCACTTCCGAGTCCATCGTTGCGCCGTACATGGCGCAGTGGGTGCGCTCGCACCGTGACCTGCCGCTGCGATTGAACCAGTGGAACTCCGTGGTGCGCTGGGAGGCCACGGAGACGAAGCCGTTCTTCCGGACGAAGGAGTTCCTCTGGCAGGAGGGTCACACGGCCCACGAGAGCGACGAGGAGGCGTGGGCGGAGACGACGCTGCGCCTCGACCAGTACCAGCGGCTCTACGAGGACGTCCTCGGGATGCCCGTGCTGCGCGGCCGCAAGCCCGACCACGACAAGTTCCCGGGCGCGGACACCACGACCACGGTGGAGGCGCTGATGCCCGACGGGAAGTCCGTGCAGGGCGGCACGAGCCACCACCTCGGGCAGTCGTTCGCGGAGGCGTTCGACATCACGTTCTCCGACGTCGACGAGGCCGAGCGTACCGCGTACACGACGTCGTGGGGGCTGTCGTGGCGCGCCATCGGCGCGCTCGTGATGAGCCACAGCGACGACCAGGGGCTCGTGCTCCCGCCGACGGTCGCGCCCAAGCAGGTCGTCATCGTCCCCATCTGGCAGGAGGACACCAAAGACGAGGTCCTCCAGTACTCCTCGGAGATTGCCGCGGAACTGGAGGCGCAGGGCGTGCGCGTCCACCTCGACGACCGCGACGAGCGCAACCCCGGCTTCAAGTTCAACGAGTGGGAGTTGAAGGGCGTCCCCGTGCGGTTCGAGATCGGCCCGAACGAGGTCGAAGACGAGGAGGTCACGGTGGTCCACCGGCCGGACGGCGAGGACGCCGTCGAGGACCGCGCGGACATCACGGCGGCGGTCCACGACCACCTCGACGACGTCTACGAGAAACTCCACGACGCGGCCGCCGAGCGCCTCGACGAGAACGTTCGGGAGGCCGAGAGCCGCGAGGAGATTCTGGGTACCATCGGCCAGCACGGCGGCTACGTGAAGGCGCCGTGGTGCGGCGACGAGGGCTGCGAGGACGAAATCAAAGACCAGATTCACGCCGAAATCGTGCTCGTACCGCTGGCCGAGGACAGCGCCGCGCGCGCCGCCTCGGAGTTCGAGGACGAACATCTCCCGACTCCCGACCACGAGGGCGAAGACTGCGCGGTCTGTGGGGAGCCCGCCGAGGAGACGGCGTTCTTCGCGAAGTCGTACTGA
- the gltB gene encoding glutamate synthase large subunit, producing MHQSDSTNNLLADPTDERSNCGVGVVVDLDGGQSHRVLSDALDVLENLQHRGTTGAEENTGDGAGALIQTPDEFFADVFGGVPDTYAVGSFFLPQDADERSAVVDDIEQGLADHGLAVDAWRDVPTDNSDLGATAVDSEPHVAQAVVRPDGTEDFQKALYVGRQAVEAAVDHERFYVCSLDEDTVVYKGLLKGDQVADYYPDLTDERVETGFALVHARFSTNTLGAWHLAHPYRNIIHNGEFNTIRGNVNWMRARESDLEAEGFTDDELETVLPVIDDPEQSDTASVDNALELLMQTGRSLPHALRMLVPEAWQRDDEMSDARKEFYDYHASLVEPWDGPALVIGTDGDRIGGVLDRNGLRPCRYEKRSDGTLVMASEQGALEGDVSEVEERGRLRPGQLFLAEPGEGVVDDEDVFEELTDEQYGEWVEQNQLRPETGTDVLPSDPTDDLRSEQAMFGYTRDELDELVAPMVQDGKDPVGSMGDDAPLPGISEFNHPLASYFRQLFAQVTNPPIDYIREDLVTSMETRLGRQNNLLAESPEHAEQVVLDSPVLADSDLDAVVNAGLPTVTLDLSFGLEESLEDAVERVQREAAEAVEDGVELLVLSQREAGEGAVPVPSLLATGAVHHHLTREGLRARTGLVVEAGDVRTVHQLAATVGYGAGAVNPYLAVESARDIVAGPDGPDPEKAVTSYLTALEDGLLKVMAKMGISTVESYQGAQIFEVVGLDSSVVDRFFAGTPNRTEGVGLDELEADIRARHAAGFDDEPDLQRIGEFENRTSGRFHQWNPQTVHSLQEGVDNGDYGAFEDYAEQVNDQAEQLQTLRGLLNIDADERESVPVEDVEPASDIVERFSTAAMSLGSLSPEAHETNAEAANGIGAKANTGEGGEPPERFDTVKECAIKQVASGRFGVTSTYLSAADDLQIKMAQGSKPGEGGHLPGKKVNEMIADVRCSTPGVGLISPPPQHDIYSIEDLKQLIADLRAGNPDARVHVKLVSEAGIGTVAAGCAKAGADCIHISGHDGGTGASPKTSIKHAGLPWELGLAEANQLLVETGLRSRVTLRVDGGLKTGRDVAVGALLGAEEFAFGTASLVSAGCVMARICHTNNCPTGVATQDPDLRDRFRGTPEKVANYLTFVARELRELLAELGYTSVEDAVGRVQHLSQTDTDHPKGKHIDLSRVLTEPEGEGRTHTVEQDHPDMALDESIIEDAQAAIDGDESVSLSREITTRDRTVGARVSHAVSSEYGVEGLADDSLDVSLTGNAGQSFGAFLASGVTLSLTGAANDYVGKGLSGGTVAVETPPEAGFDPAENTLVGNVALYGATDGECYVNGVAGERFAVRNSGAHAVVEGVGDHGCEYMTGGIVVVLGDIGRNFAAGMSGGVAYVHDPEGDFEERCNTGMVAVSRDLSERDESAIRRLVENHAARTDSDRAADMLANWEDAVSEFAVVMPDAYRDAIDERPEADARRSLPASATDGSLAGSAD from the coding sequence ATGCACCAGTCCGACAGCACGAACAACCTCCTCGCAGACCCGACCGACGAACGGTCGAACTGCGGGGTCGGGGTCGTCGTCGACCTCGACGGTGGCCAGTCCCACCGCGTTCTCTCTGACGCACTCGACGTACTGGAGAATCTGCAGCACCGCGGCACCACCGGCGCCGAAGAGAACACCGGCGACGGCGCCGGCGCGCTCATCCAGACCCCCGACGAGTTCTTCGCCGACGTCTTCGGCGGCGTCCCCGACACCTACGCGGTCGGCTCGTTCTTTCTCCCGCAGGACGCCGACGAGCGGAGCGCAGTCGTCGACGACATCGAACAGGGCCTCGCCGACCACGGCCTCGCCGTCGACGCGTGGCGCGACGTCCCCACGGACAACAGCGACCTCGGCGCGACCGCTGTCGACTCCGAGCCCCACGTCGCCCAGGCCGTAGTACGTCCAGATGGAACTGAGGACTTCCAGAAGGCGCTGTACGTCGGCCGGCAGGCCGTCGAAGCAGCCGTCGACCACGAGCGCTTCTACGTCTGCTCGCTCGACGAGGACACCGTCGTCTACAAGGGTCTCCTGAAGGGCGACCAGGTCGCCGACTACTACCCCGACCTCACCGACGAGCGCGTCGAGACCGGGTTCGCGCTCGTCCACGCCCGCTTCTCCACGAACACGCTCGGCGCGTGGCACCTCGCCCACCCCTACCGGAACATCATCCACAACGGCGAGTTCAACACCATCCGCGGGAACGTCAACTGGATGCGCGCCCGCGAGTCGGACCTCGAAGCCGAGGGGTTCACCGACGACGAACTGGAGACGGTGCTCCCGGTCATCGACGACCCCGAGCAGTCCGACACCGCCAGCGTCGACAACGCGCTCGAACTGCTGATGCAGACCGGGCGCTCGCTCCCGCACGCGCTCCGCATGCTCGTCCCCGAGGCGTGGCAGCGCGACGACGAGATGAGCGACGCGCGCAAGGAGTTCTACGACTACCACGCCAGCCTCGTGGAACCGTGGGACGGCCCCGCGCTCGTCATCGGCACCGACGGCGACCGCATCGGCGGTGTGCTCGACCGGAACGGTCTGCGCCCGTGCCGCTACGAGAAGCGCTCGGACGGCACGCTCGTGATGGCGTCCGAGCAGGGCGCCTTAGAGGGCGACGTCAGCGAGGTCGAGGAGCGCGGCCGCCTCCGCCCCGGTCAGTTGTTCCTCGCGGAGCCCGGCGAGGGCGTCGTCGACGACGAGGACGTCTTCGAGGAGCTCACCGACGAGCAGTACGGCGAGTGGGTCGAACAGAACCAGCTCCGCCCGGAGACTGGTACGGACGTGTTGCCCAGCGACCCGACCGACGACCTGCGCTCCGAGCAGGCGATGTTCGGGTACACGCGCGACGAACTCGACGAACTGGTCGCGCCGATGGTCCAGGACGGCAAAGACCCCGTCGGCTCGATGGGCGACGACGCGCCGCTGCCCGGCATCTCGGAGTTCAACCACCCGCTGGCGTCGTACTTCCGCCAGCTGTTCGCGCAGGTCACGAACCCGCCAATCGACTACATCCGCGAGGACCTCGTGACCAGCATGGAGACGCGCCTCGGCCGGCAGAACAACCTCCTCGCGGAGTCCCCCGAGCACGCCGAACAGGTCGTCCTCGACAGCCCCGTGCTGGCGGACAGCGACCTCGACGCGGTCGTGAACGCGGGCCTGCCGACGGTGACGCTCGACCTCTCGTTCGGCCTGGAGGAGTCGCTGGAGGACGCCGTCGAGCGCGTCCAGCGCGAGGCCGCCGAAGCCGTCGAGGACGGCGTCGAACTGCTCGTCCTCTCCCAGCGCGAGGCCGGCGAGGGCGCGGTGCCGGTGCCGAGCCTGCTGGCGACTGGCGCCGTCCACCACCACCTCACTCGGGAGGGCCTGCGGGCGCGCACCGGCCTCGTCGTCGAAGCCGGCGACGTCCGCACCGTCCACCAGCTCGCGGCGACGGTCGGCTACGGCGCGGGCGCGGTCAACCCCTACCTCGCCGTCGAGTCCGCCCGTGACATCGTCGCCGGGCCGGACGGCCCCGACCCGGAGAAAGCAGTGACGTCGTACCTGACGGCGCTCGAAGATGGCCTGCTGAAGGTGATGGCGAAGATGGGTATCTCGACGGTCGAGTCCTACCAGGGCGCCCAAATCTTCGAAGTCGTCGGCCTCGACTCGTCGGTCGTCGACCGGTTCTTCGCCGGGACGCCGAACCGCACCGAGGGCGTCGGCCTCGACGAACTCGAAGCCGACATCCGCGCTCGCCACGCCGCGGGCTTCGACGACGAACCCGACCTCCAGCGCATCGGTGAGTTCGAGAACCGCACGTCCGGGCGGTTCCACCAGTGGAACCCCCAGACGGTCCACAGCCTCCAAGAGGGCGTCGACAACGGCGACTACGGAGCGTTCGAGGACTACGCCGAGCAGGTCAACGACCAGGCCGAACAGCTCCAGACGCTGCGCGGCCTGCTGAACATCGACGCCGACGAGCGCGAGAGCGTCCCCGTCGAGGACGTCGAACCGGCGTCGGACATCGTCGAGCGGTTCTCGACGGCGGCGATGAGCCTCGGTAGCCTCAGCCCGGAAGCCCACGAGACGAACGCGGAGGCCGCGAACGGAATCGGCGCGAAGGCGAACACTGGCGAGGGCGGGGAGCCGCCCGAGCGCTTCGACACCGTCAAAGAGTGCGCCATCAAGCAGGTGGCCTCCGGCCGGTTCGGCGTCACGAGCACGTACCTCTCGGCGGCCGACGACCTCCAGATCAAGATGGCGCAGGGGTCGAAGCCCGGCGAGGGCGGCCACCTCCCCGGGAAGAAGGTCAACGAGATGATCGCGGACGTGCGGTGTTCGACGCCGGGCGTCGGCCTCATCAGCCCGCCGCCCCAGCACGACATCTACAGCATCGAGGACCTCAAACAGCTCATCGCCGACCTCCGCGCGGGCAACCCGGACGCCCGCGTCCACGTGAAGCTCGTCTCCGAGGCGGGCATCGGGACGGTCGCGGCGGGCTGCGCGAAGGCGGGCGCGGACTGCATCCACATCTCCGGGCACGACGGCGGCACGGGCGCGTCCCCGAAGACGAGCATCAAGCACGCCGGCCTGCCGTGGGAACTCGGCCTCGCCGAGGCGAACCAGCTGCTCGTGGAGACCGGCCTGCGCTCGCGCGTGACGCTGCGCGTGGACGGCGGCCTGAAGACCGGCCGCGACGTCGCGGTCGGCGCGCTGCTGGGCGCTGAGGAGTTCGCGTTCGGCACCGCGTCGCTGGTGTCGGCGGGCTGCGTGATGGCGCGCATCTGCCACACGAACAACTGCCCGACCGGCGTCGCGACGCAGGACCCCGACCTCCGCGACCGGTTCCGCGGCACCCCGGAGAAGGTCGCGAACTACCTCACGTTCGTCGCCCGAGAACTCCGCGAGCTGCTCGCGGAACTGGGGTACACGAGCGTCGAGGACGCCGTCGGGCGCGTCCAGCACCTCTCCCAGACGGACACCGACCACCCGAAGGGCAAGCACATCGACCTCTCGCGGGTGCTCACCGAACCCGAGGGCGAGGGCCGCACCCACACCGTCGAGCAGGACCACCCGGACATGGCGCTCGACGAGAGCATCATCGAGGACGCGCAGGCGGCCATCGACGGCGACGAGTCGGTGTCGCTGTCCCGCGAGATTACGACCCGCGACCGCACCGTCGGCGCGCGCGTCTCACACGCCGTCAGCAGCGAGTACGGCGTCGAAGGGCTGGCCGACGACAGCCTCGACGTGTCCCTGACCGGGAACGCCGGGCAGTCGTTCGGCGCGTTCCTCGCGTCCGGCGTCACGCTGTCGCTGACCGGCGCCGCCAACGACTACGTCGGGAAGGGGCTCTCCGGCGGCACGGTCGCCGTCGAGACGCCGCCGGAAGCCGGCTTCGACCCCGCCGAGAACACGCTCGTCGGGAACGTCGCGCTGTACGGCGCGACCGACGGCGAGTGCTACGTCAACGGCGTCGCCGGCGAGCGCTTCGCGGTCCGGAACTCCGGCGCGCACGCCGTCGTGGAGGGCGTCGGTGACCACGGCTGCGAGTACATGACCGGCGGCATCGTCGTCGTGCTCGGCGACATCGGGCGGAACTTCGCCGCGGGGATGTCCGGCGGCGTCGCGTACGTCCACGACCCCGAGGGAGACTTCGAGGAGCGCTGCAACACCGGGATGGTCGCGGTCTCCCGCGACCTCTCGGAGCGCGACGAATCCGCGATTCGCCGGCTGGTAGAGAACCACGCCGCGCGCACGGACAGCGACCGCGCGGCGGACATGCTCGCGAACTGGGAGGACGCCGTCTCCGAGTTCGCCGTCGTGATGCCGGACGCCTACCGGGACGCCATCGACGAGCGCCCCGAGGCCGACGCGCGCCGCTCGCTGCCCGCCAGCGCGACCGACGGGTCGCTGGCCGGGAGCGCGGACTGA
- a CDS encoding NAD-dependent epimerase/dehydratase family protein, translating to MDSALVVGGTRFIGRHLVEELLAHDYRVTTFNRGQHDDPFAEDDRVHHVQGDRTDRKALLTAKREVEPDAVFDCVAYKPREVENAIDIFAGVDAYVYVSSGAAYADEDVPKREDETELERCTAEQATDDSPETYGPRKAAGDRIVFEAAERSRQTTSDGLSERSSDNGVNAMSVRPPVVYGPHDYTERLAYWVDRVAEQDEVVVPGDGTNLWQRVFVEDVARGLRLVAEEGTPGEAYNVGDRNAVTLDRTLDLIADALGTDVERAYTSPRELSIVDLDLGDFPLYRDYPHLLDTSKVEALGFESTPVEEAMEKTVDAHRENGLAGPDEAPDREDEERLLDVLGTV from the coding sequence ATGGATTCCGCGCTCGTGGTCGGCGGCACGCGGTTCATCGGCCGCCACCTCGTGGAGGAACTGCTCGCCCACGACTACCGCGTCACGACGTTCAACCGCGGGCAACACGACGACCCGTTCGCCGAGGACGACCGCGTCCACCACGTGCAGGGCGACCGCACCGACCGGAAGGCGCTGCTGACGGCGAAACGCGAGGTCGAACCGGACGCGGTCTTCGACTGCGTGGCGTACAAGCCCCGCGAGGTCGAGAACGCAATCGACATCTTCGCCGGCGTGGACGCCTACGTCTACGTCTCCAGCGGCGCCGCGTACGCCGACGAGGATGTCCCGAAGCGCGAGGACGAAACCGAACTGGAGCGCTGTACCGCCGAGCAGGCGACCGACGACTCGCCGGAGACGTACGGCCCGCGGAAGGCCGCCGGCGACCGCATCGTCTTCGAGGCCGCCGAGCGCAGTCGTCAGACTACGTCTGACGGGCTATCAGAACGTAGTTCTGATAACGGCGTGAACGCGATGAGCGTGCGGCCGCCGGTCGTCTACGGCCCTCACGACTACACGGAGCGACTCGCGTACTGGGTCGACCGCGTCGCCGAGCAGGACGAAGTCGTCGTTCCCGGGGACGGCACGAACCTCTGGCAGCGCGTCTTCGTCGAGGACGTCGCCCGTGGCCTCCGTCTCGTCGCCGAAGAGGGGACGCCCGGGGAGGCGTACAACGTCGGCGACCGGAACGCGGTCACACTCGACCGCACGCTCGACTTGATTGCGGACGCGCTGGGTACGGACGTCGAGCGCGCGTACACCAGCCCCCGCGAACTCTCCATCGTCGACCTCGACCTCGGGGACTTCCCGCTGTACCGCGACTACCCGCACCTGCTGGACACGTCGAAAGTCGAGGCCCTCGGCTTCGAGTCCACGCCCGTCGAGGAAGCCATGGAGAAAACCGTCGATGCCCACCGCGAGAACGGACTCGCGGGCCCCGACGAGGCGCCGGACCGCGAGGACGAGGAGCGCCTCCTCGACGTGCTCGGCACGGTCTGA
- a CDS encoding NAD(P)-dependent glycerol-1-phosphate dehydrogenase, translating to MFEKSKWIRLPRSVVLGHDVLDQTREVVVETHLTGRPLVVTSETPREVAADRIVAQFEDAGDDPEIVVVEEATFEAVEDVLDVARGMEVGYLVGVGGGKPIDIAKMASDHLNVGFVSVPTAASHDGIVSGRGSVPEGDTRHSVAAAPPVAVVADTGVIADAPWDLTTAGCADIISNYTAVKDWRLANRLQNVPYSEYAGALSQMTAEMLVDSADSIKPELEESAWMVMKALVSSGVAMSIAGSSRPASGSEHLFSHQLDRIAPGKALHGHQVGVGSILAEYLHSGEQGEWRSVRDALASLDAPTTADELGVTDEEVLEALTSAHEIRDRYTILGSGISEDAAVEAAAKTGVI from the coding sequence ATGTTCGAGAAGTCGAAGTGGATACGCCTCCCGCGCAGCGTCGTGCTCGGCCACGACGTGCTCGACCAGACTCGGGAGGTCGTCGTCGAGACCCACTTGACGGGGCGGCCGCTGGTCGTCACCAGCGAGACGCCGCGCGAAGTGGCCGCCGACCGCATCGTCGCGCAGTTCGAGGACGCCGGCGACGACCCCGAAATCGTCGTCGTCGAGGAAGCGACCTTCGAGGCCGTCGAGGACGTGCTGGACGTCGCTCGCGGGATGGAGGTCGGCTACCTCGTCGGCGTCGGCGGCGGGAAGCCAATCGACATCGCGAAGATGGCAAGCGACCACCTCAACGTCGGATTCGTGAGCGTGCCGACGGCGGCGAGCCACGACGGCATCGTCTCCGGGCGCGGGTCGGTGCCGGAGGGCGACACCCGGCACTCGGTCGCGGCGGCGCCGCCGGTCGCGGTCGTGGCGGACACGGGCGTCATCGCGGACGCGCCGTGGGACTTGACGACCGCGGGCTGTGCGGACATCATCTCCAACTACACCGCCGTGAAGGACTGGCGGCTCGCGAACCGCCTCCAGAACGTGCCGTACAGCGAGTACGCGGGCGCGCTCAGTCAGATGACCGCGGAGATGCTCGTGGACAGCGCGGACTCCATCAAACCGGAGTTGGAGGAGTCCGCGTGGATGGTGATGAAGGCGCTCGTCTCCTCGGGGGTGGCGATGTCCATCGCGGGGTCGTCGCGGCCCGCGTCGGGCAGCGAGCACCTGTTCAGCCACCAGTTGGACCGCATCGCGCCCGGGAAGGCCCTGCACGGCCACCAGGTCGGCGTCGGGTCGATTCTCGCGGAGTACCTCCACTCCGGCGAGCAGGGCGAGTGGCGGTCGGTCCGGGACGCGCTCGCGAGCCTCGACGCGCCGACGACCGCGGACGAACTCGGCGTCACCGACGAGGAAGTCCTCGAAGCGCTCACGTCCGCCCACGAGATTCGGGACCGCTACACGATTCTGGGGTCGGGCATCAGCGAGGACGCGGCGGTGGAAGCCGCGGCGAAGACCGGCGTCATCTAG